In Microtus ochrogaster isolate Prairie Vole_2 chromosome 4, MicOch1.0, whole genome shotgun sequence, one genomic interval encodes:
- the Gins3 gene encoding DNA replication complex GINS protein PSF3 has translation MSEAYFPVESGALGPEENFLSLDDILMSQEKLPVRVEKPMPHLGAFFLERGAGADSDQALPQGTKLEFPLWLAKGLFDNKWRILSVELPKMYQEGWRTVFSADANVVDLHKMGPHFYGFGSQLLHFNHPENTSISQSLLQTFIGRFRRIMDSSQNSYNEDTSALVARLDETERGLFQIGQKGLNDFQSWEKGQASQITASSLVQNYKKRKFTNMED, from the exons ATGTCGGAGGCTTATTTCCCGGTGGAGTCGGGCGCACTGGGACCTGAGGAGAACTTTCTGTCCTTGGACGACATCCTCATGTCCCAGGAGAAGCTGCCGGTCCGCGTGGAGAAGCCCATGCCGCATCTGGGCGCCTTCTTCCTGGAGCGGGGCGCGGGCGCGGACTCGGACCAGGCGCTCCCGCAG GGCACGAAGCTGGAGTTTCCCTTGTGGCTGGCTAAAGGCCTCTTTGACAACAAGTGGCGCATCCTGTCCGTGGAACTTCCCAAGATGTACCAAGAGGGATGGAGGACTGTGTTCAGTGCAGATGCTAACGTCGTGGACCTCCACAAAATGGGGCCCCACTTCtatgggtttggctcccagcttCTGCACTTTAACCATCCAGAGAATACATCTATCTCCCAGTCTCTGCTGCAG ACTTTTATTGGCCGGTTCCGCCGCATCATGGACTCCTCCCAGAATTCTTACAATGAAGACACATCTGCACTGGTAGCCAGGCTAGACGAGACAGAGAGGGGCTTATTTCAAATAGGGCAGAAAGGACTGAATGACTTCCAGAGCTGGGAGAAGGGTCAGGCTTCTCAGATCACGGCATCCAGCCTCGTTCAGAATTACAAGAAGAGAAAATTCACTAATATGGAAGACTGA